From the genome of Thermodesulfovibrionales bacterium:
GTATCGCTTAAGGTCTTCATCGGAGAAACCGCGGCTCCTTCAACATAGGGCTCCTTGTCCATGACCATCTCCTGAAATTCCTCCCTGCACGCGCAGCCCGGCGTACTGATGACGACCTTGACCGGTAAGTCAGGTCCTCCCACCGCCTTCCAGTTCTTGATCTTCCCGGTAAGGAGTTCCTTGACCTGCTTTGCCGTGAGATTATCGATGGGGACTCCCTTATTGACGACAAGCCCGACAGCGCCCAACCCGATTTCATAAGGGACAAGCCCCTGTTTCAGCTCCTCCTCTTTAAGGTCCCTCGAGACGCCGCCGATATCGACGGTTCCCGAGAGTGTCGCCTTGATCCCGGCACCCGAGCCGCCACCGCCGAGGCCGACCTTTATGCCGGTCTTATTCTCAAAAACCGGAGCGGCTTCCTTCATCACCCCTTCAAGGATCGTCACAGAGCCGGCATACGTCAGTTCCACGGCCCATGCCCGGGCAGAGAAGATCATGAGAACTGCCAGAGCTACAACGAACAATGACTTCTTCATCGTATCCTCCTTCATGTTACTTATAGGTCAACGTTATTACTATATTTAATTTATTAATATATTTCCACTCCTTTTTAAACGAAGATTCCCGCGGGATCACAATGTCGGCATTCTTGTCCAAGTCAGCAAAGTGGTAGGCGTAACTTTTATCCTATATTCGAAAAGGCGTTATTCCGGCGTAAGCCCCTTGGCCCTTTCCTTCTTTGTCCTCGGAGTCTCAGGTCTTAGAGACAGAACTTCACGGCTTGATTACGGTGGTGGTCTCAGCGCCTTTCTGCAATATCATGGTAATCGCAACCCTGGCAGTGGCTGCACCTGAATTGACAACCGAGTGCAGATCTCCGGGATTCTC
Proteins encoded in this window:
- a CDS encoding phosphate ABC transporter substrate-binding protein, which encodes MKKSLFVVALAVLMIFSARAWAVELTYAGSVTILEGVMKEAAPVFENKTGIKVGLGGGGSGAGIKATLSGTVDIGGVSRDLKEEELKQGLVPYEIGLGAVGLVVNKGVPIDNLTAKQVKELLTGKIKNWKAVGGPDLPVKVVISTPGCACREEFQEMVMDKEPYVEGAAVSPMKTLSDTVKNTPGGVGPLATAVIDPGKVKVIKIDGIAPTPENVKNKKYKASRPINLITKGPATGKAKEFIDFMLSPEGQALVAKNFVKIK